Proteins co-encoded in one Brevibacillus brevis genomic window:
- the radC gene encoding DNA repair protein RadC: MAKRISIYQVKLEKVKSFHYGYDEKQIKMPRDVADIFRHYFETFCSTDRENFIVMFLNTKNRIVGVSTVHVGSLDSSIVHPREVYTEALLHKAASIIVCHNHPSGDVSPSREDVAVTRNLQQAGELLGISVLDHIILGENTYYSLKERGDM; this comes from the coding sequence ATGGCAAAGAGAATTTCCATTTATCAAGTGAAATTGGAAAAGGTGAAATCATTTCATTACGGTTATGATGAGAAACAAATAAAGATGCCAAGGGATGTGGCTGATATATTTCGCCACTATTTTGAAACCTTCTGCAGTACAGACAGAGAAAACTTTATCGTGATGTTCCTTAATACTAAGAATCGGATTGTTGGTGTTTCAACAGTTCATGTAGGTTCTTTGGATTCCTCCATTGTTCATCCCAGGGAAGTATACACCGAAGCCCTGCTACATAAGGCAGCCTCAATTATTGTTTGTCACAATCACCCATCCGGAGATGTTTCGCCTAGCCGGGAAGATGTTGCTGTAACGAGAAATTTACAGCAAGCCGGGGAATTGTTAGGAATAAGTGTTTTAGACCACATCATTTTAGGTGAGAACACGTACTATTCGCTGAAAGAAAGGGGGGACATGTAG